From Carettochelys insculpta isolate YL-2023 chromosome 3, ASM3395843v1, whole genome shotgun sequence, a single genomic window includes:
- the PAX1 gene encoding paired box protein Pax-1, with protein sequence MGKALRAGSLSARRVGRQRQPGGAPGAQFRFATALQRGGLARSQQTYGEVNQLGGVFVNGRPLPNAIRLRIVELAQLGIRPCDISRQLRVSHGCVSKILARYNETGSILPGAIGGSKPRVTTPNVVKHIRDYKQGDPGIFAWEIRDRLLADGVCDKYNVPSVSSISRILRNKIGNLSQPGLYDSKQPPQQPTLPYNHIYQYPYPSPMASSGTKMGSHPGVSVTAGHVSIPRSWPSAHSVSNILGIRTFMEQTGPLAGTEGSAYPPKVEDWPGVNRTAFPPAQGVNGFDKAAAEADIKYPQPAPGLSTVSSFLPACAYPASNQHGVYAGPGAGYISPGHHWQAQGGPLAHHGPGVTVHGGELSAAVAFKHPAREAVDRKPPSPVGKSQETLNNIHGLAIPASSS encoded by the exons ATGGGTAAGGCGCTGCGGGCGGGGTCCCTCTCCGCACGGCGGGTGGGCAGGCAGCGGCAGCCCGGCGGGGCTCCGGGGGCGCAGTTTCGCTTCGCGACGGCCCTACAGCGGGGGGGATTGGCCCGCTCCC AGCAAACCTACGGCGAAGTGAACCAGCTGGGAGGCGTCTTCGTCAACGGGAGACCCCTGCCCAACGCCATCCGCTTGCGGATCGTGGAGCTGGCCCAGCTGGGGATCCGGCCCTGCGACATCAGCCGCCAGCTGCGCGTCTCGCACGGCTGCGTGAGTAAAATCCTGGCCCGCTACAACGAGACGGGCTCCATCTTACCGGGGGCCATCGGCGGCAGCAAGCCGCGGGTCACCACCCCCAACGTGGTGAAGCACATCCGCGATTACAAGCAAGGCGACCCGGGCATCTTCGCGTGGGAGATCCGCGACCGGCTGCTGGCCGACGGGGTGTGTGATAAGTACAACGTGCCCTCCGTCAGCTCCATCAGCAGGATTTTAAGGAACAAAATCGGGAACCTCTCCCAGCCCGGCCTCTACGACAGCAAGCAGCCGCCCCAGCAGCCCACGCTGCCCTACAACCACATTTACCAGTACCCCtatcccagccccatggcctccTCTGGGACCAAAATGGGCAGCCACCCGGGAGTGTCGGTCACAGCGGGACATGTCAGCATCCCCAGGTCCTGGCCCTCGGCTCACTCCGTCAGCAACATCCTGGGTATCCGGACCTTCATGGAGCAAACAG GGCctctggctgggacagagggctcTGCCTACCCTCCAAAAGTGGAAGACTGGCCGGGGGTGAACAGGACGGCCTTCCCTCCCGCCCAGGGAGTCAATGGGTTCGACAAAGCTGCTGCGGAAGCGGACATTAAATACCCCCAG CCTGCCCCCGGCCTCTCCACGGTCAGCAGCTTCTTGCCGGCCTGCGCCTACCCCGCTTCCAACCAGCACGGGGTCTACGCCGGCCCCGGGGCGGGCTACATCTCCCCGGGCCACCACTGGCAGGCGCAAGGCGGCCCACTGGCGCACCACGGGCCCGGAGTGACGGTCCACGGGGGAGAGCTGAGCGCGGCCGTGGCCTTCAAGCACCCCGCCCGGGAAG